One Legionella hackeliae DNA segment encodes these proteins:
- a CDS encoding Hsp20/alpha crystallin family protein, with protein MFNLQSDSYPFYRNLGLTSFFGSEPQISSTGSTRSGFPISNDWSSAGMWPLNSRFQFTYTTPRTDFVEGTDSYEFFMDVPGCSSDRLFITFDRLTLTVKGHPSHSNSENFSEDRERHHVWFSERSRTGFFRQFTLPSVTANQHVLATLKDGLLHIVIKKDLSEDNGRVEVTTL; from the coding sequence ATGTTTAATTTACAAAGCGATTCTTACCCTTTTTATAGAAATTTAGGATTGACCTCTTTCTTCGGCAGTGAACCCCAAATATCATCAACTGGCTCAACACGCTCTGGTTTTCCAATTTCAAATGATTGGTCTTCAGCTGGAATGTGGCCGCTAAATAGTCGCTTTCAGTTCACTTATACAACCCCAAGAACAGACTTTGTGGAAGGAACTGACTCGTATGAGTTTTTCATGGACGTTCCCGGATGCTCTTCAGACCGACTTTTTATTACGTTCGATCGACTCACCTTAACAGTAAAAGGTCATCCTTCGCATTCTAACAGCGAAAACTTCAGTGAGGATCGAGAGAGACATCATGTCTGGTTTAGCGAACGCTCACGAACCGGTTTCTTTCGTCAATTTACTCTCCCCAGTGTAACTGCCAATCAACATGTATTAGCAACATTAAAAGATGGTTTATTGCATATCGTCATCAAAAAAGACCTATCCGAAGATAATGGACGCGTTGAAGTAACAACTTTGTAA
- a CDS encoding TIR domain-containing protein produces MTGFFVKEKKASLLIDYLDRIIQSHRQSDYSILILVSLRKLRDLHDEAFMPSSPFFLNKKLHKSNLKKCLRQVEFLVEELNDCEKMEINNLLRLLKNLYRFYSGKIQNNLSSSVVNDFPYKNQLQILANKRNNQILLSNLSKIKSLTIAESFSVPPKIFISYAWPYKDDNAEYWIQPYLVNLAKHLKMSGAIVKLDIITNSHGARIQGHLKEILDSDFILLIGTPSLKRKYEDKNFHVIQDEISAMMQNNGKIIPILVFGDFYSSFPYAFQRNISIEDWRTGDYVNHLKELCLSIYSDKKETLVQVWQDNSVNEFHHLNDDEKKTTVSDSSVVFYEKPYHLKCD; encoded by the coding sequence ATGACAGGTTTTTTTGTAAAAGAAAAAAAAGCTAGTTTACTTATAGATTACTTGGATAGAATTATCCAAAGCCATAGGCAATCTGACTACTCAATACTAATATTAGTCTCTCTGAGGAAGCTTAGGGATCTTCATGATGAGGCTTTTATGCCATCAAGTCCTTTTTTTTTGAATAAAAAACTCCATAAATCGAATTTAAAAAAATGTCTAAGACAGGTTGAGTTTCTTGTTGAAGAATTGAATGATTGTGAAAAAATGGAAATTAATAATCTTCTCCGTTTGTTAAAAAATTTATATAGATTCTATAGTGGTAAAATACAAAATAATTTGAGCTCATCAGTAGTCAATGATTTTCCATACAAGAATCAATTACAGATATTGGCGAACAAACGGAATAACCAAATTTTACTGTCTAATTTGAGTAAAATAAAATCTTTAACTATTGCTGAGAGTTTTTCTGTTCCTCCAAAAATTTTTATTTCCTATGCTTGGCCATATAAAGATGATAATGCAGAGTATTGGATACAACCATATTTAGTAAATCTTGCTAAACATCTAAAAATGTCTGGTGCAATTGTAAAACTAGATATTATTACTAACTCCCATGGAGCACGTATTCAAGGTCATTTGAAAGAAATACTAGATTCTGACTTTATCCTTTTAATCGGAACACCTTCTTTGAAAAGAAAATACGAAGATAAAAATTTTCACGTAATTCAAGATGAAATATCTGCAATGATGCAGAATAATGGTAAAATTATTCCTATTTTAGTTTTTGGTGATTTTTATTCATCATTCCCTTATGCTTTCCAGCGTAATATTTCTATTGAAGATTGGCGCACTGGCGATTATGTTAACCATCTAAAAGAGTTATGTTTGTCTATATATTCAGATAAGAAAGAAACATTAGTCCAAGTATGGCAAGATAATTCAGTAAATGAATTCCATCATTTAAACGATGATGAAAAGAAAACTACTGTGTCAGATTCATCAGTAGTATTTTATGAAAAGCCATATCACTTAAAGTGTGATTAG
- a CDS encoding DUF1566 domain-containing protein, with amino-acid sequence MITTVFAGAPLWTFEPLTDTKIKVPANGTAIVQYRVTNQSRKTHTLTMQPMRGIRQITSGLNVCRNPFILRSKNSCILSLQINGSQLKRPITDGPVVCQQGNLNQCYRPSAANTLDITKGPLVDYTVGGSVFGLSGTLVLENNGDDALTINADGTFSFSHPLPPGSIYLVTVQSQPANQTCTVTNGSGTITNANITNVTVNCSINTRTVGGSVSGLAASQSVVLQNNGSDNLTVNSNGSFTFSTPVAQGATYNVTVLTQPSTQTCTVTNGSGTAGASNITNVQVTCATNAYTVGGTVSGLSGTVVLQNNGGDNLMLNSNGSFTFNTPVAQGAPYSVTVFTQPTGQTCSVTNGSGTIGGTNVTNVGVNCVTNTTTLSASASQLALSVKGLTEFGVAGTPSSGLARVITITNTGSNTAVNLAVTPPTWPTGTTNSTTCGSTLAASSSCTITITPGATATSDGTNPCSSGTAPVPGGVQVSADNATTVSSDVVVLGYGCVYQGGYVYAFDDTTPNTGSVGGKVATTSDQADAFPNGIVWSSNGGTGGGSGGSDLADTSYDTLPGIDNTSTSATGSPTYATFASFFSITYTNANPFTSASFSMCNGALDGSCNTENILTFYNQFITNNTLANGGTAPFTASTGPTNITYYAAGLCKQTIAGYSDWYLPAICEMGYGSLASGCGTSSTPTLQNIQSSLIDSSGLSSPDGIYWSSSESSGLPGRRAWYQAFSSGGGFQATPEKGSQNGVRCSRALTL; translated from the coding sequence ATGATTACAACAGTTTTTGCAGGGGCTCCATTGTGGACCTTTGAACCACTGACAGATACCAAGATTAAAGTGCCTGCCAATGGCACAGCCATAGTGCAATATAGAGTGACCAATCAGTCCAGAAAAACACATACATTAACTATGCAGCCCATGCGAGGCATTAGGCAAATCACCTCAGGCCTCAATGTTTGCCGCAATCCATTTATTCTCAGGAGCAAGAATTCCTGCATTCTGTCGTTACAGATAAACGGCAGTCAGTTAAAAAGGCCGATAACAGATGGTCCTGTGGTTTGCCAACAAGGGAACCTGAATCAGTGTTATCGGCCAAGCGCTGCGAATACCTTAGACATTACCAAAGGACCTTTGGTTGATTATACCGTAGGGGGCTCTGTATTTGGTCTTTCAGGTACTTTGGTGCTGGAGAATAATGGTGATGACGCATTAACCATAAATGCCGATGGAACCTTTAGCTTTTCCCATCCCCTGCCACCAGGGAGCATTTATTTGGTTACCGTGCAAAGTCAACCTGCAAACCAAACCTGTACCGTAACCAATGGCAGTGGCACCATCACCAATGCCAACATCACCAATGTGACTGTGAACTGCTCTATCAACACCCGAACAGTAGGGGGTAGTGTTTCAGGGCTTGCAGCATCACAATCTGTTGTGCTGCAAAATAACGGCAGCGATAATTTGACGGTCAACAGCAACGGTTCCTTTACTTTTTCAACTCCCGTTGCTCAAGGTGCCACCTATAATGTGACGGTACTCACTCAACCCAGCACCCAAACTTGTACCGTGACCAATGGCAGTGGCACAGCTGGTGCCTCGAACATTACCAATGTGCAAGTAACCTGTGCAACCAACGCCTATACGGTAGGGGGTACTGTTTCGGGTTTATCTGGGACTGTCGTGTTGCAAAACAATGGTGGTGATAATTTGATGCTTAATAGCAATGGCTCATTTACCTTTAACACACCAGTAGCTCAAGGTGCGCCTTACAGTGTCACTGTATTCACTCAGCCGACAGGACAAACCTGCAGCGTAACTAATGGCAGCGGCACCATCGGTGGGACAAATGTCACCAATGTTGGCGTTAACTGTGTCACGAATACGACCACGCTGAGTGCAAGCGCAAGTCAATTGGCTTTAAGTGTCAAAGGACTTACTGAATTTGGCGTCGCTGGAACGCCTTCTTCTGGACTTGCTCGTGTGATTACCATTACCAACACAGGAAGTAATACTGCGGTTAATTTAGCAGTTACTCCGCCGACCTGGCCTACAGGAACTACAAACTCCACAACCTGTGGCAGCACGCTGGCGGCCTCGAGCAGCTGCACGATTACAATAACACCTGGCGCTACAGCCACCTCGGATGGCACCAATCCCTGTTCAAGTGGAACAGCTCCTGTTCCAGGAGGAGTTCAAGTGAGCGCTGACAATGCAACTACCGTGTCGAGCGATGTAGTCGTATTGGGTTATGGCTGTGTGTATCAAGGTGGATATGTGTATGCTTTTGATGACACAACACCCAATACCGGCAGCGTAGGCGGGAAAGTTGCTACAACATCCGACCAGGCAGACGCATTCCCCAATGGCATTGTTTGGAGCTCCAATGGAGGCACTGGTGGTGGAAGTGGGGGTTCTGACCTTGCTGATACAAGCTACGATACCCTTCCTGGAATTGATAATACATCCACGTCGGCAACAGGCTCGCCCACGTACGCCACATTTGCTTCATTTTTTTCAATCACCTACACCAATGCAAATCCGTTCACCTCCGCATCCTTTTCAATGTGCAATGGCGCATTAGACGGCTCTTGCAATACAGAGAACATTCTGACCTTTTATAATCAATTCATTACCAATAATACGCTGGCAAACGGAGGAACCGCTCCCTTTACGGCATCTACCGGACCAACCAACATCACTTACTATGCTGCAGGTTTATGCAAACAAACGATTGCCGGTTATTCCGATTGGTATCTGCCCGCGATTTGTGAGATGGGATATGGAAGCCTCGCTAGTGGTTGCGGCACTTCATCAACGCCGACGCTGCAAAACATACAATCCAGCTTGATTGATAGTAGTGGCCTTAGTTCTCCTGACGGCATCTACTGGAGTTCTAGCGAGAGCTCGGGATTACCAGGGAGGCGCGCGTGGTACCAAGCCTTTAGCTCTGGGGGCGGCTTTCAAGCCACACCCGAAAAGGGCAGCCAAAATGGAGTTAGGTGTTCTCGGGCTTTAACCCTTTAA
- a CDS encoding outer membrane protein: MKYRLFLSIATASVLGSTAFAGTMGPVYPSKDWTWVGSVSAGPVWARGGETQTFYLAPESEKTYAARKSTNAIASGELFVGLQKALASQWLGQLGLAAAATGNAKLQGVIWDDADPQFDNYSYQYKVRNTRIALKGKLLLDKGYWVMPWVSASLGVGFNRAHDFTNAPLIFEALPNSNFTSHTKTAFTYTLGAGLQKSISEHWQLGVGYEFADWGKSELGRALGQTMNSGLALNHLHTNGVLFNLTYIA, from the coding sequence ATGAAGTATCGTTTATTTCTTTCTATAGCAACAGCCAGTGTGTTGGGAAGCACAGCCTTTGCCGGCACCATGGGCCCTGTTTATCCCTCCAAAGACTGGACCTGGGTTGGTTCTGTGAGTGCGGGCCCCGTTTGGGCAAGAGGCGGTGAGACACAGACTTTTTATTTGGCGCCAGAGAGTGAAAAGACCTATGCGGCCAGAAAATCGACTAATGCCATTGCCTCGGGTGAACTGTTTGTTGGCCTACAAAAAGCATTGGCTTCTCAATGGCTGGGGCAACTGGGATTAGCAGCTGCAGCTACTGGCAATGCCAAACTTCAGGGTGTGATATGGGATGATGCCGACCCTCAATTTGATAATTACAGCTACCAATACAAAGTACGAAACACTCGCATAGCGCTAAAAGGCAAACTGTTGCTTGATAAAGGCTACTGGGTCATGCCCTGGGTGAGCGCAAGTCTTGGGGTGGGGTTTAACCGCGCTCATGATTTTACGAATGCGCCTTTGATTTTTGAAGCCTTACCCAATTCCAACTTTACAAGCCACACAAAAACCGCGTTCACCTATACGTTGGGTGCTGGGTTGCAAAAATCCATCAGCGAGCATTGGCAATTGGGGGTTGGTTATGAGTTTGCTGACTGGGGTAAAAGCGAACTGGGTCGCGCTTTAGGGCAGACCATGAATTCAGGGTTAGCCCTTAATCACCTCCACACCAATGGGGTGTTGTTTAATCTCACTTACATCGCATAA
- a CDS encoding Hsp20/alpha crystallin family protein: protein MFNLQSDSYPFYRNLGLTSFFGSEPQISSTGSTRSGFPISNDWSSAGMWPLNSRFQFTYTTPRTDFVEGTDSYEFFMDVPGCSSDRLFITFDRLTLTVKGHPSHSNSENFSEDRERHHVWFSERSRTGFFRQFTLPSVTANQHVLATLKDGLLHIVIKKDLSEDNGRVEVTTVQINPYITILS, encoded by the coding sequence ATGTTTAATTTACAAAGCGATTCTTACCCTTTTTATAGAAATTTAGGATTGACCTCTTTCTTCGGCAGTGAACCCCAAATATCATCAACTGGCTCAACACGCTCTGGTTTTCCAATTTCAAATGATTGGTCTTCAGCTGGAATGTGGCCGCTAAATAGTCGCTTTCAGTTCACTTATACAACCCCAAGAACAGACTTTGTGGAAGGAACTGACTCGTATGAGTTTTTCATGGACGTTCCCGGATGCTCTTCAGACCGACTTTTTATTACGTTCGATCGACTCACCTTAACAGTAAAAGGTCATCCTTCGCATTCTAACAGCGAAAACTTCAGTGAGGATCGAGAGAGACATCATGTCTGGTTTAGCGAACGCTCACGAACCGGTTTCTTTCGTCAATTTACTCTCCCCAGTGTAACTGCCAATCAACATGTATTAGCAACATTAAAAGATGGTTTATTGCATATCGTCATTAAAAAAGACCTATCCGAAGATAATGGACGCGTTGAAGTAACAACTGTGCAAATTAATCCGTACATAACGATTCTGAGTTAA
- a CDS encoding Lcl domain-containing protein, translated as MNKKQYFVVLGLAFSLSAGYAANPASKEYVDAKVTQLQSQIAAIPSGKQGPAGPQGPAGADGATGPAGPAGPQGPAGADGATGPVGPAGPQGPAGADGATGPAGPAGPQGPAGADGVGGITTGSSSISVTGAGSAVDPYTVSVLAFNPAIGTDYGGGKVACTTATGGVKNLIATTADDSTVAPWSQTTKATVSPRATSNTDGWSNTINAYAQDPNSTSAIQICSALTTGGFRDWYLPAKDELNCLFQNRVSIGDFDSATYWSSTENSEGMAWSQFFANGYQKDVEKSLQYRVCCVRTF; from the coding sequence ATGAATAAGAAACAATACTTCGTTGTTTTAGGCTTGGCTTTCTCACTCTCTGCAGGTTATGCTGCCAATCCGGCCTCGAAAGAATACGTGGACGCAAAAGTGACTCAATTGCAATCACAAATTGCTGCGATTCCTTCCGGGAAACAGGGTCCTGCGGGACCACAGGGTCCAGCAGGTGCTGATGGTGCCACGGGTCCAGCAGGTCCAGCAGGTCCTCAAGGCCCAGCAGGTGCTGATGGTGCCACGGGTCCAGTGGGTCCTGCGGGACCACAGGGTCCAGCAGGTGCTGATGGCGCCACGGGTCCAGCAGGTCCAGCAGGCCCTCAAGGCCCAGCAGGTGCTGATGGTGTTGGAGGAATCACGACAGGAAGTTCTAGCATTTCTGTGACTGGCGCTGGTTCTGCGGTTGACCCGTATACGGTATCAGTACTGGCTTTTAATCCCGCCATAGGAACTGATTACGGCGGCGGTAAAGTAGCATGCACGACAGCTACTGGCGGAGTAAAAAACTTGATTGCAACAACAGCCGATGATTCGACGGTTGCGCCATGGAGTCAAACAACTAAAGCTACAGTTTCTCCTAGAGCGACTTCAAACACCGATGGTTGGTCGAATACCATTAATGCATATGCGCAAGACCCAAACTCTACATCGGCGATTCAAATTTGCTCTGCTTTAACTACAGGAGGCTTTCGGGATTGGTACTTACCAGCTAAGGATGAGTTAAATTGCTTATTTCAAAACAGGGTTTCCATCGGCGATTTTGACAGCGCGACCTACTGGAGTTCTACGGAGAACAGTGAGGGCATGGCTTGGTCTCAGTTCTTCGCCAATGGCTACCAGAAGGATGTCGAGAAGTCCCTCCAATACAGAGTCTGTTGTGTCCGGACTTTTTAA
- a CDS encoding integrase core domain-containing protein — protein MAEVQLHATQWLWTYNNERPNTAIEGIPLRQKLALVA, from the coding sequence ATTGCTGAAGTACAACTTCATGCGACACAATGGCTATGGACGTACAACAATGAACGCCCAAATACTGCTATTGAAGGGATTCCTCTAAGACAAAAATTAGCTCTTGTGGCCTAA
- a CDS encoding Lcl C-terminal domain-containing protein, with translation MNKKQYFVVLGLAFSLSAGYAANPASKEYVDAKVTQLQSQIAAIPSGKQGPAGPQGPAGADGVGGITTGSSSISVTGAGSAVDPYVVAIPSTIGTAYGGGKIACTTATGGIKNLIAATADNSTGVQWSQTTNIAVPNPKATSDTNGRSNTLAAYTQNTTATSAIQICYELNQGGYQDWYLPAKDELNCLFQNRVAIGGFDNVGYWSSTESFVDVARFQDFSDGGLSFALKSNTRRVRCVRAFTP, from the coding sequence ATGAATAAGAAACAATACTTCGTTGTTTTAGGCTTGGCTTTCTCACTCTCTGCAGGTTATGCTGCCAATCCGGCCTCGAAAGAATACGTGGACGCAAAAGTGACTCAATTGCAATCACAAATTGCTGCGATTCCTTCCGGGAAACAGGGTCCTGCGGGACCACAGGGTCCAGCAGGTGCTGATGGTGTTGGAGGAATAACGACAGGAAGTTCTAGCATTTCTGTGACTGGCGCTGGTTCTGCGGTTGACCCCTATGTGGTCGCCATACCCAGCACCATTGGAACTGCTTACGGTGGCGGAAAAATTGCATGTACGACGGCTACTGGCGGAATAAAAAACCTGATTGCAGCAACAGCCGATAATTCGACTGGTGTACAATGGAGTCAAACAACTAACATCGCAGTTCCCAATCCTAAAGCCACTTCAGACACCAATGGTCGCTCCAATACCCTAGCTGCCTATACGCAAAACACAACCGCTACATCGGCGATTCAAATTTGCTATGAGCTAAACCAGGGCGGCTATCAGGATTGGTACTTACCAGCCAAAGATGAGTTAAATTGCTTATTTCAAAACAGGGTTGCTATTGGCGGTTTTGACAATGTCGGCTACTGGAGTTCTACCGAGAGCTTTGTGGATGTCGCGAGGTTCCAGGACTTCAGCGATGGCGGCCTGAGCTTCGCACTTAAGAGCAACACTCGACGTGTTCGGTGTGTACGGGCTTTTACCCCGTAA
- a CDS encoding MFS transporter: MAFRNISLLITVLLLSINAGIVLPLIPPLFFNEFHGLFVSGTERDYRYFFYGLSIAAFGIGTLFGDMFWGICSDKIGRRKGLFISLNSLSIGYAVSAVSILYASITLFIFSRLCVGFASGAIVIATAAILEQRTEIDKPYYARWISIMSGGGFFLGPLISGTLPSIFSSFSNRGFSYCVPFILTATFSLLTSLFVFFSFRSSKHCYQLASPAVFIKLIRIDFFKSKIIANIIFIFFLFELSWFIFFNSIGLLLTEKKGFSALDIGFFISTMVLCYLGFLLTIYPILLKKLSKLKIFYFGLVAMFFSYPMLTIAENKVAFYLSSILLVTNTGMLHSLFLCIFSDNAGQEGQGKVMGIMNVTSALSYLMAALIIGYAGNISLSILFFTAGFFIFIILLRLKNLKFVLI, encoded by the coding sequence ATGGCATTTCGAAATATTAGTCTATTAATTACTGTTTTGTTATTAAGTATAAATGCTGGCATAGTGCTTCCATTGATACCCCCTCTTTTTTTTAATGAATTTCACGGATTATTTGTGTCCGGAACTGAGCGTGATTACAGATATTTTTTTTATGGATTGTCAATAGCTGCATTTGGGATAGGTACACTTTTTGGAGATATGTTTTGGGGTATTTGTTCAGACAAAATTGGACGCAGGAAAGGTTTATTTATCTCTTTAAACAGCTTATCTATCGGCTATGCAGTATCTGCTGTAAGTATTTTATATGCAAGTATAACGCTATTTATTTTTTCCCGTCTATGCGTTGGTTTTGCTAGTGGTGCTATTGTAATTGCAACTGCAGCTATACTTGAACAAAGAACCGAAATAGACAAACCTTATTATGCAAGATGGATAAGTATAATGAGTGGCGGAGGTTTTTTCCTAGGGCCACTTATTTCAGGGACTCTGCCCTCAATATTTTCGAGTTTCTCAAATAGAGGTTTTTCTTATTGTGTTCCTTTCATTCTAACCGCCACATTTAGCCTCTTAACTTCATTGTTTGTTTTTTTTTCATTCAGATCTAGTAAGCACTGTTATCAACTGGCTTCACCAGCCGTATTCATAAAACTTATCAGGATTGATTTTTTTAAATCGAAAATTATTGCAAATATTATTTTTATCTTTTTTCTTTTTGAGCTGTCGTGGTTTATTTTTTTCAATTCAATAGGATTACTTTTGACCGAAAAGAAAGGTTTTAGTGCCTTAGATATAGGTTTTTTTATTTCAACTATGGTTTTATGTTACCTTGGATTTCTACTAACTATCTACCCTATTTTATTGAAAAAGCTGAGTAAACTTAAGATTTTTTATTTCGGTTTAGTTGCTATGTTTTTCTCGTATCCAATGCTTACAATTGCTGAAAATAAAGTTGCATTTTATTTATCATCTATTCTCCTAGTGACAAATACAGGTATGTTACACTCTCTTTTTTTGTGCATCTTTTCAGATAATGCAGGACAAGAAGGTCAGGGCAAGGTTATGGGTATAATGAATGTTACCAGTGCCTTATCTTATTTGATGGCGGCCCTGATAATAGGCTATGCGGGAAATATATCGTTATCTATTTTATTTTTTACTGCAGGTTTTTTTATTTTTATAATTCTATTAAGATTAAAAAATTTGAAATTCGTGTTGATATGA
- a CDS encoding MbtH family protein produces MSQLKDSNKEDYIVLVNDEGQYSIWPKHKKIPLGWRSSDKEGVREDCLKYIAEAWIDMTPNSLRKRINRLS; encoded by the coding sequence ATGAGCCAATTAAAAGATAGTAACAAGGAAGATTATATCGTTCTTGTAAACGATGAAGGACAATACTCTATATGGCCAAAGCATAAAAAAATACCGCTTGGCTGGCGATCAAGTGATAAGGAGGGTGTTCGCGAAGATTGTTTAAAATATATTGCTGAGGCTTGGATAGATATGACGCCAAACTCTTTACGTAAAAGAATTAACAGATTAAGTTAA